A genomic region of Pyramidobacter porci contains the following coding sequences:
- a CDS encoding M28 family peptidase, which translates to MLTSAERDLLGAIDHGRVWKDVETIAAFDRRSGREGEAKAADFIAERLNRAGVKWTLHRYPVWLSDPVSARLTLIDADGSERRLPCKTWSFCASTREPVRGTPVFVEKTELLHNPLDLLAARGAPRERDLLGKIVVARTASPVAAMDAQDRGAAALVCVWEQGDETLIHEGNVNFIWGQPDPWESSLYPALPVAVMPRGEGEELIRRARGGEAVLELETRVESGCRDIPVLEADLPGESEEYVLLGNHLDSWHYGACDNATGNAVALAMAGLFAGRPLARGIKICWWSGHSNGRYAGSSAFAADNFDSLQRRCLALCNADMPGLRGADDFARGSSGPDLRGLYASVVADATGQILRPGGFVTGWDLSFKNIGVSSCMSWSSTLPDGSPDGTANSFMSWWWHTEEDVMEHVDAGVMKQDARLYALALSRLASPEKFPFNVSALAAVLERELARYEDTEDLRARLQELPLSRIEPLRATRLLNRALYAFKDAQQQDWALPLDWLPGLSLAQKASPRGGRAKLMIQAFRRGQINRLGDLVCALESLAS; encoded by the coding sequence ATGCTGACGTCCGCGGAACGCGACCTTCTTGGCGCGATCGATCACGGCCGCGTCTGGAAGGACGTCGAAACGATCGCCGCTTTTGACCGCCGGTCGGGGCGCGAGGGCGAGGCGAAGGCGGCGGACTTTATCGCCGAACGCCTCAACCGCGCCGGCGTGAAATGGACATTGCACCGTTATCCCGTCTGGCTCAGCGATCCCGTCTCGGCGCGGCTGACCTTGATCGACGCGGACGGAAGCGAGCGCCGCCTGCCGTGCAAGACGTGGAGCTTCTGTGCTTCGACGCGCGAGCCCGTGCGGGGGACGCCGGTCTTTGTCGAAAAGACGGAACTGCTGCACAATCCGCTCGACCTTCTGGCCGCGCGCGGCGCCCCGCGCGAGCGCGACTTGTTGGGAAAGATCGTCGTCGCGCGCACCGCGTCGCCGGTCGCGGCCATGGACGCGCAGGACCGCGGCGCGGCGGCGCTGGTCTGCGTCTGGGAACAGGGCGACGAAACGCTGATCCACGAGGGCAACGTCAATTTTATCTGGGGACAGCCCGACCCATGGGAAAGTTCGCTTTATCCCGCGCTGCCGGTCGCGGTCATGCCGCGCGGCGAGGGCGAGGAACTGATTCGCCGCGCCAGAGGCGGAGAGGCGGTTCTCGAACTCGAAACGCGAGTGGAGAGCGGCTGCCGCGATATACCCGTGCTCGAAGCCGACCTGCCCGGCGAAAGCGAGGAGTATGTGCTGCTGGGCAACCATCTGGATTCGTGGCATTACGGCGCCTGCGACAACGCCACCGGCAACGCCGTCGCGCTCGCGATGGCCGGACTTTTCGCCGGACGACCGCTGGCGCGGGGAATCAAGATCTGCTGGTGGTCAGGACACTCGAACGGCCGCTACGCCGGCTCGTCGGCCTTCGCCGCGGACAATTTCGATTCGCTGCAGCGCCGCTGTCTGGCGCTGTGCAACGCCGACATGCCGGGGCTGCGCGGCGCGGACGACTTCGCGCGCGGCTCTTCGGGGCCGGACCTGCGCGGTCTGTACGCTTCCGTCGTCGCCGACGCGACCGGTCAGATCCTGCGCCCCGGCGGCTTCGTGACGGGCTGGGACCTGTCGTTCAAGAACATCGGCGTTTCCAGCTGCATGAGCTGGAGCTCGACGCTGCCCGACGGTTCGCCGGACGGCACGGCGAACAGCTTCATGAGCTGGTGGTGGCATACGGAAGAGGACGTGATGGAACACGTCGATGCCGGCGTCATGAAGCAGGATGCGCGACTTTACGCGCTGGCGCTGAGCCGCCTGGCGTCGCCCGAAAAATTCCCCTTCAACGTGTCGGCCTTGGCCGCGGTGCTGGAACGGGAGCTGGCCCGCTATGAAGACACGGAAGACCTGCGCGCGCGGCTGCAAGAACTGCCGCTATCGCGGATAGAACCCCTGCGCGCCACGCGGCTTTTGAACCGCGCGCTGTACGCCTTCAAGGACGCGCAGCAGCAGGATTGGGCTCTGCCGCTTGATTGGCTGCCGGGACTGTCCCTGGCGCAGAAAGCTTCTCCGCGCGGCGGGCGGGCGAAACTGATGATTCAGGCATTCCGGCGCGGACAGATCAACCGTCTCGGCGATCTGGTCTGCGCGCTGGAGAGCCTGGCGTCGTAG